A genomic region of Denticeps clupeoides chromosome 17, fDenClu1.1, whole genome shotgun sequence contains the following coding sequences:
- the dnajc24 gene encoding dnaJ homolog subfamily C member 24 isoform X2, translated as MAMRGNSQVDWYSVLGASPSDDLLELKQKYQRLVLMYHPDKQDLDTVEEEAGRHLQQFIIVDQAWKILSNEETRREYDLQLREELKQSWPVDAQVSLEDMNWNSDSRLYTYNCRCGGDFIIGEEEAEDEDAVVCCDTCSLSIEVKRTVRGT; from the exons ATGGCGATGCGGGGGAACTCTCAGGTGGACTGGTATTCAGTGCTTGGTGCCAGTCCCTCCGATGATTTGCTGGAGCTGAAGCAGAAATACCAAAGACTTGTTCTCATG TACCACCCGGACAAACAGGACCTGGACACCGTAGAAGAGGAGGCTGGTCGACACCTGCAGCAGTTCATTATAGTTGACCAGGCCTGGAAGATCTTAAGCAATGAAGAGACAAGGAGAGAATATGACCTCCAGCTGCGTG AAGAGCTGAAACAGAGCTGGCCGGTGGATGCTCAGGTCTCCCTGGAGGATATGAACTGGAACAGTG ATAGTCGGCTGTATACCTACAACTGTCGCTGCGGTGGGGACTTCATTATAGGAGAAGAAGAGGCTGAGGATGAGGATGCTGTCGTGTGCTGTGATACCTGTTCACTCAGTATTGAAGTTAAAAGGACTGTCCGAGGAACTTAA
- the dnajc24 gene encoding dnaJ homolog subfamily C member 24 isoform X1 produces MAMRGNSQVDWYSVLGASPSDDLLELKQKYQRLVLMYHPDKQDLDTVEEEAGRHLQQFIIVDQAWKILSNEETRREYDLQLRAEELKQSWPVDAQVSLEDMNWNSDSRLYTYNCRCGGDFIIGEEEAEDEDAVVCCDTCSLSIEVKRTVRGT; encoded by the exons ATGGCGATGCGGGGGAACTCTCAGGTGGACTGGTATTCAGTGCTTGGTGCCAGTCCCTCCGATGATTTGCTGGAGCTGAAGCAGAAATACCAAAGACTTGTTCTCATG TACCACCCGGACAAACAGGACCTGGACACCGTAGAAGAGGAGGCTGGTCGACACCTGCAGCAGTTCATTATAGTTGACCAGGCCTGGAAGATCTTAAGCAATGAAGAGACAAGGAGAGAATATGACCTCCAGCTGCGTG CAGAAGAGCTGAAACAGAGCTGGCCGGTGGATGCTCAGGTCTCCCTGGAGGATATGAACTGGAACAGTG ATAGTCGGCTGTATACCTACAACTGTCGCTGCGGTGGGGACTTCATTATAGGAGAAGAAGAGGCTGAGGATGAGGATGCTGTCGTGTGCTGTGATACCTGTTCACTCAGTATTGAAGTTAAAAGGACTGTCCGAGGAACTTAA